A section of the Halichoerus grypus chromosome 11, mHalGry1.hap1.1, whole genome shotgun sequence genome encodes:
- the ANKRD13D gene encoding ankyrin repeat domain-containing protein 13D isoform X3, whose amino-acid sequence MVQLVLQYRDYQRATQRLAGIPELLNKLRQAPDFYVEMKWEFTSWVPLVSKMCPSDVYRVWKRGESLRVDTSLLGFEHMTWQRGRRSFIFKGQEAGALVMEVDHDRQVVHTETLGLALQEPEALLAAMRPSEEHVASRLTSPIVSTHLDTRNVAFERNKCGIWGWRSEKMETVSGYEAKVYSATNVELVTRTRTEHLSDQDKSRSKGGKTPFQSFLGMAQQHSSHSGAPVQQAASPTNPTAISPSEYFDPNFSLESRNIGRPIEMSSKVQRFKATLWLSEEHPLSLGDQVTPIIDLMAISNAHFAKLRDFITLRLPPGFPVKIEIPLFHVLNARITFSNLCGCDEPLSSVWVPAPGPGGPASGSPFPCEVDPAVFEVPEGYSVLGTERSEPLRDEDDDLLQFAIRQSLLEAGAEAEQVTVWEALTNTRPGAHPFPQATAYEEQLQLERALQESLRMSTEPNGPESPHRTPPAPAPPSFEEQLRLALELSSREHEEQERRGQQEEEDLQRILQLSLTEH is encoded by the exons ATGGTACAGCTGGTCCTCCAGTATCGGGACTACCAGAGGGCCACACAGAGACTGGCTGGCATTCCGGAGTTGCTCAACAAACTCCGCCAG GCCCCCGATTTCTACGTGGAGATGAAGTGGGAGTTTACCAGCTGGG TGCCCCTTGTGTCCAAGATGTGCCCGAGTGACGTGTACCGAGTGTGGAAGCGGGGGGAGAGCCTGCGGGTGGACACCAGTCTTCTGGGCTTCGAGCACATGACCTGGCAGCGTGGCAGGAGGAGCTTTATCTTCAAGGGCCAGG AGGCAGGAGCCTTGGTGATGGAAGTGGACCACGACCGGCAGGTGGTGCACACCGAGACGCTGGGGCTCGCCCTGCAGGAGCCGGAAGCGCTGCTGGCCGCCATGCGGCCCAGTGAAGAGCATGTGGCCAGTCGGCTCACCTCTCCTATCGTCTCCACCCACCTGGACACGCGCAATGTGGCCTTCGAGAG GAACAAATGTGGTATCTGGGGCTGGCGGTCTGAGAAGATGGAAACCGTTAGCGGCTACGAGGCCAAG GTATACAGTGCCACCAATGTGGAGCTGGTGACACGCACTCGCACGGAGCACCTCTCTGATCAGGACAAGTCGAGGAGCAAAG GAGGGAAGACTCCATTCCAGTCCTTCCTCGGGATGGCCCAGCAGCACTCCTCCCACAGCGGG GCTCCTGTGCAGCAGGCCGCCAGCCCCACCAACCCCACAGCCATTTCCCCCAGTGAATACTTCGATCCCAACTTCAGCCTGGAGTCGAGGAACATTGGCCGCCCCATTGAGATGTCCAGCAAAGTACAGAG GTTCAAGGCCACGCTCTGGCTGAGTGAGGAGCACCCGCTCTCCCTGGGTGATCAGGTGACGCCCATCATTGACCTGATGGCTATCAGCAACGCTCACTTTGCCAAGCTGCGTGACTTCATCACCCTGCGCCTTCCCCCCGGCTTCCCAGTCAAGATTG AGATTCCCCTTTTCCACGTGCTCAACGCCCGCATCACCTTCAGCAACCTGTGTGGCTGTGACGAGCCCCTGAGCTCCGTGTGGGTGCCGGCCCCCGGCCCTGGCGGCCCAGCGTCAG GGAGCCCTTTCCCGTGTGAGGTGGACCCCGCCGTGTTCGAGGTGCCCGAGGGGTACAGCGTGCTGGGCACAGAGCGCAGCGAGCCCCTTCGCGACGAGGATGACGACCTGCTCCAGTTTGCCATCCGGCAGAGCCTGCTGGAGGCGGGCGCGGAGGCCGAGCAG GTGACAGTCTGGGAAGCCCTGACCAACACCCGGCCTGGTGCCCACCCTTTCCCCCAGGCCACCGCTTATGAGGAGCAGCTTCAGCTGGAGCG GGCCCTCCAAGAAAGCCTGCGGATGTCCACAGAGCCCAACGGCCCAGAATCCCCTCACAGGacccccccggccccagcccccccAAGCTTTGAGGAGCAGCTTCGCCTGGCCCTGGAGTTGTCTTCGAGGGAGCATGAGGAGCAGGAACGACgggggcagcaggaggaggaggacttACAGAGGATCCTGCAGCTCTCGCTCACAGAGCACTGA
- the ANKRD13D gene encoding ankyrin repeat domain-containing protein 13D isoform X1, giving the protein MAGPGPTFPLHRLVWANRHRELEAALHSRQHDIEQEDPRGRTPLELAVSLGNLESVRVLLRHNANVGKESCQGWAVLQEAVSTGDPEMVQLVLQYRDYQRATQRLAGIPELLNKLRQAPDFYVEMKWEFTSWVPLVSKMCPSDVYRVWKRGESLRVDTSLLGFEHMTWQRGRRSFIFKGQEAGALVMEVDHDRQVVHTETLGLALQEPEALLAAMRPSEEHVASRLTSPIVSTHLDTRNVAFERNKCGIWGWRSEKMETVSGYEAKVYSATNVELVTRTRTEHLSDQDKSRSKGGKTPFQSFLGMAQQHSSHSGAPVQQAASPTNPTAISPSEYFDPNFSLESRNIGRPIEMSSKVQRFKATLWLSEEHPLSLGDQVTPIIDLMAISNAHFAKLRDFITLRLPPGFPVKIEIPLFHVLNARITFSNLCGCDEPLSSVWVPAPGPGGPASGSPFPCEVDPAVFEVPEGYSVLGTERSEPLRDEDDDLLQFAIRQSLLEAGAEAEQVTVWEALTNTRPGAHPFPQATAYEEQLQLERALQESLRMSTEPNGPESPHRTPPAPAPPSFEEQLRLALELSSREHEEQERRGQQEEEDLQRILQLSLTEH; this is encoded by the exons ATGGCCGGCCCGGGCCCCACCTTCCCGCTGCACCGGCTCGTCTGGGCGAACCGGCACCGCGAACTGGAGGCCGCGCTGCACAGCCGCCAG CACGACATCGAACAGGAGGACCCCCGGGGGCGCACTCCCCTGGAGCTGGCTGTGTCCCTGGGGAACCTGGAGTCCGTGAGAGTCCTCCTTCGACACAATGCCAACGTGGGCAAAGAGAGCTGCCAGGGCTGGGCAG TCCTGCAGGAGGCAGTCAGCACTGGGGACCCCGAGATGGTACAGCTGGTCCTCCAGTATCGGGACTACCAGAGGGCCACACAGAGACTGGCTGGCATTCCGGAGTTGCTCAACAAACTCCGCCAG GCCCCCGATTTCTACGTGGAGATGAAGTGGGAGTTTACCAGCTGGG TGCCCCTTGTGTCCAAGATGTGCCCGAGTGACGTGTACCGAGTGTGGAAGCGGGGGGAGAGCCTGCGGGTGGACACCAGTCTTCTGGGCTTCGAGCACATGACCTGGCAGCGTGGCAGGAGGAGCTTTATCTTCAAGGGCCAGG AGGCAGGAGCCTTGGTGATGGAAGTGGACCACGACCGGCAGGTGGTGCACACCGAGACGCTGGGGCTCGCCCTGCAGGAGCCGGAAGCGCTGCTGGCCGCCATGCGGCCCAGTGAAGAGCATGTGGCCAGTCGGCTCACCTCTCCTATCGTCTCCACCCACCTGGACACGCGCAATGTGGCCTTCGAGAG GAACAAATGTGGTATCTGGGGCTGGCGGTCTGAGAAGATGGAAACCGTTAGCGGCTACGAGGCCAAG GTATACAGTGCCACCAATGTGGAGCTGGTGACACGCACTCGCACGGAGCACCTCTCTGATCAGGACAAGTCGAGGAGCAAAG GAGGGAAGACTCCATTCCAGTCCTTCCTCGGGATGGCCCAGCAGCACTCCTCCCACAGCGGG GCTCCTGTGCAGCAGGCCGCCAGCCCCACCAACCCCACAGCCATTTCCCCCAGTGAATACTTCGATCCCAACTTCAGCCTGGAGTCGAGGAACATTGGCCGCCCCATTGAGATGTCCAGCAAAGTACAGAG GTTCAAGGCCACGCTCTGGCTGAGTGAGGAGCACCCGCTCTCCCTGGGTGATCAGGTGACGCCCATCATTGACCTGATGGCTATCAGCAACGCTCACTTTGCCAAGCTGCGTGACTTCATCACCCTGCGCCTTCCCCCCGGCTTCCCAGTCAAGATTG AGATTCCCCTTTTCCACGTGCTCAACGCCCGCATCACCTTCAGCAACCTGTGTGGCTGTGACGAGCCCCTGAGCTCCGTGTGGGTGCCGGCCCCCGGCCCTGGCGGCCCAGCGTCAG GGAGCCCTTTCCCGTGTGAGGTGGACCCCGCCGTGTTCGAGGTGCCCGAGGGGTACAGCGTGCTGGGCACAGAGCGCAGCGAGCCCCTTCGCGACGAGGATGACGACCTGCTCCAGTTTGCCATCCGGCAGAGCCTGCTGGAGGCGGGCGCGGAGGCCGAGCAG GTGACAGTCTGGGAAGCCCTGACCAACACCCGGCCTGGTGCCCACCCTTTCCCCCAGGCCACCGCTTATGAGGAGCAGCTTCAGCTGGAGCG GGCCCTCCAAGAAAGCCTGCGGATGTCCACAGAGCCCAACGGCCCAGAATCCCCTCACAGGacccccccggccccagcccccccAAGCTTTGAGGAGCAGCTTCGCCTGGCCCTGGAGTTGTCTTCGAGGGAGCATGAGGAGCAGGAACGACgggggcagcaggaggaggaggacttACAGAGGATCCTGCAGCTCTCGCTCACAGAGCACTGA
- the ANKRD13D gene encoding ankyrin repeat domain-containing protein 13D isoform X2 encodes MAGPGPTFPLHRLVWANRHRELEAALHSRQHDIEQEDPRGRTPLELAVSLGNLESVRVLLRHNANVGKESCQGWAVLQEAVSTGDPEMVQLVLQYRDYQRATQRLAGIPELLNKLRQAPDFYVEMKWEFTSWVPLVSKMCPSDVYRVWKRGESLRVDTSLLGFEHMTWQRGRRSFIFKGQEAGALVMEVDHDRQVVHTETLGLALQEPEALLAAMRPSEEHVASRLTSPIVSTHLDTRNVAFERNKCGIWGWRSEKMETVSGYEAKVYSATNVELVTRTRTEHLSDQDKSRSKGGKTPFQSFLGMAQQHSSHSGAPVQQAASPTNPTAISPSEYFDPNFSLESRNIGRPIEMSSKVQRFKATLWLSEEHPLSLGDQVTPIIDLMAISNAHFAKLRDFITLRLPPGFPVKIEIPLFHVLNARITFSNLCGCDEPLSSVWVPAPGPGGPASGSPFPCEVDPAVFEVPEGYSVLGTERSEPLRDEDDDLLQFAIRQSLLEAGAEAEQVTVWEALTNTRPGAHPFPQATAYEEQLQLERLRMSTEPNGPESPHRTPPAPAPPSFEEQLRLALELSSREHEEQERRGQQEEEDLQRILQLSLTEH; translated from the exons ATGGCCGGCCCGGGCCCCACCTTCCCGCTGCACCGGCTCGTCTGGGCGAACCGGCACCGCGAACTGGAGGCCGCGCTGCACAGCCGCCAG CACGACATCGAACAGGAGGACCCCCGGGGGCGCACTCCCCTGGAGCTGGCTGTGTCCCTGGGGAACCTGGAGTCCGTGAGAGTCCTCCTTCGACACAATGCCAACGTGGGCAAAGAGAGCTGCCAGGGCTGGGCAG TCCTGCAGGAGGCAGTCAGCACTGGGGACCCCGAGATGGTACAGCTGGTCCTCCAGTATCGGGACTACCAGAGGGCCACACAGAGACTGGCTGGCATTCCGGAGTTGCTCAACAAACTCCGCCAG GCCCCCGATTTCTACGTGGAGATGAAGTGGGAGTTTACCAGCTGGG TGCCCCTTGTGTCCAAGATGTGCCCGAGTGACGTGTACCGAGTGTGGAAGCGGGGGGAGAGCCTGCGGGTGGACACCAGTCTTCTGGGCTTCGAGCACATGACCTGGCAGCGTGGCAGGAGGAGCTTTATCTTCAAGGGCCAGG AGGCAGGAGCCTTGGTGATGGAAGTGGACCACGACCGGCAGGTGGTGCACACCGAGACGCTGGGGCTCGCCCTGCAGGAGCCGGAAGCGCTGCTGGCCGCCATGCGGCCCAGTGAAGAGCATGTGGCCAGTCGGCTCACCTCTCCTATCGTCTCCACCCACCTGGACACGCGCAATGTGGCCTTCGAGAG GAACAAATGTGGTATCTGGGGCTGGCGGTCTGAGAAGATGGAAACCGTTAGCGGCTACGAGGCCAAG GTATACAGTGCCACCAATGTGGAGCTGGTGACACGCACTCGCACGGAGCACCTCTCTGATCAGGACAAGTCGAGGAGCAAAG GAGGGAAGACTCCATTCCAGTCCTTCCTCGGGATGGCCCAGCAGCACTCCTCCCACAGCGGG GCTCCTGTGCAGCAGGCCGCCAGCCCCACCAACCCCACAGCCATTTCCCCCAGTGAATACTTCGATCCCAACTTCAGCCTGGAGTCGAGGAACATTGGCCGCCCCATTGAGATGTCCAGCAAAGTACAGAG GTTCAAGGCCACGCTCTGGCTGAGTGAGGAGCACCCGCTCTCCCTGGGTGATCAGGTGACGCCCATCATTGACCTGATGGCTATCAGCAACGCTCACTTTGCCAAGCTGCGTGACTTCATCACCCTGCGCCTTCCCCCCGGCTTCCCAGTCAAGATTG AGATTCCCCTTTTCCACGTGCTCAACGCCCGCATCACCTTCAGCAACCTGTGTGGCTGTGACGAGCCCCTGAGCTCCGTGTGGGTGCCGGCCCCCGGCCCTGGCGGCCCAGCGTCAG GGAGCCCTTTCCCGTGTGAGGTGGACCCCGCCGTGTTCGAGGTGCCCGAGGGGTACAGCGTGCTGGGCACAGAGCGCAGCGAGCCCCTTCGCGACGAGGATGACGACCTGCTCCAGTTTGCCATCCGGCAGAGCCTGCTGGAGGCGGGCGCGGAGGCCGAGCAG GTGACAGTCTGGGAAGCCCTGACCAACACCCGGCCTGGTGCCCACCCTTTCCCCCAGGCCACCGCTTATGAGGAGCAGCTTCAGCTGGAGCG CCTGCGGATGTCCACAGAGCCCAACGGCCCAGAATCCCCTCACAGGacccccccggccccagcccccccAAGCTTTGAGGAGCAGCTTCGCCTGGCCCTGGAGTTGTCTTCGAGGGAGCATGAGGAGCAGGAACGACgggggcagcaggaggaggaggacttACAGAGGATCCTGCAGCTCTCGCTCACAGAGCACTGA
- the GRK2 gene encoding beta-adrenergic receptor kinase 1 isoform X2 → MADLEAVLADVSYLMAMEKSKATPAARASKKILLPEPSIRSVMQKYLEDRGEVTFEKIFSQKLGYLLFRDFCLKHLEEAKPLVEFYEEIKKYEKLETEEERLARSREVFDTYIMKELLACSHPFSKSATEHVQGHLVKKQVPPDLFQPYIEEICQNLRGDVFQKFIESDKFTRFCQWKNVELNIHLTMNDFSVHRIIGRGGFGEVYGCRKADTGKMYAMKCLDKKRIKMKQGETLALNERIMLSLVSTGDCPFIVCMSYAFHTPDKLSFILDLMNGGDLHYHLSQHGVFSEADMRFYAAEIILGLEHMHSRFVVYRDLKPANILLDEHGHVRISDLGLACDFSKKKPHASVGTHGYMAPEVLQKGVAYDSSADWFSLGCMLFKLLRGHSPFRQHKTKDKHEIDRMTLTMAVELPDSFSPELRSLLEGLLQRDVNRRLGCLGRGAQEVKESPFFRSLDWQMVFLQKYPPPLIPPRGEVNAADAFDIGSFDEEDTKGIKLLDSDQELYRNFPLTISERWQQEVAETVFDTINAETDRMEARKKTKNKQLGHEEDYALGKDCIMHGYMSKMGNPFLTQWQRRYFYLFPNRLEWRGEGEAPQSLLTMEEIQSVEETQIKERKCLLLKIRGGKQFVLQCDSDPELVQWKKELRDAYREAQQLVQRVPKMKNKPRSPVVELSKVPLVQRGSANGL, encoded by the exons ATGGCGGACCTGGAGGCGGTGCTGGCCGACGTGAGCTACCTGATGGCCATGGAGAAGAGCAAGGCCACGCCGGCCGCGCGCGCCAGCAAGAAGATCCTGCTGCCCGAGCCCAG CATCCGCAGTGTCATGCAGAAGTACCTGGAGGACCGGGGCGAGGTGACCTTTGAGAAGATCTTCTCCCAGAAGCTGG GGTACCTGCTCTTCCGAGACTTCTGCCTGAAACACCTAGAGGAGGCCAAGCCCTTGGTGGAGTTCTACGAGGAG ATCAAGAAATACGAGAAGCTGGAGACAGAGGAAGAGCGCTTGGCTCGCAGCCGGGAGGTCTTCGACACCTACATCATGAAGGAGCTGCTGGCCTGCTCGCAT CCCTTCTCGAAAAGTGCCACTGAGCACGTCCAGGGCCACCTGGTGAAGAAACAGGTGCCTCCGGATCTCTTCCAG CCATACATCGAAGAGATTTGTCAGAACCTCCGAGGGGATGTGTTCCAAAAATTCATCGAGAG TGATAAATTCACACGGTTTTGCCAGTGGAAGAACGTGGAGCTCAACATCCAT CTGACCATGAACGACTTCAGCGTGCACCGCATCATCGGGCGAGGGGGCTTTGGCGAGGTCTATGGGTGCCGGAAGGCCGACACGGGCAAGAT GTACGCCATGAAGTGTCTGGATAAGAAGCGCATCAAGATGAAGCAGGGGGAGACCCTGGCCCTGAACGAGCGCATCATGCTGTCCCTCGTCAGCACTGGG GACTGCCCGTTCATTGTCTGCATGTCGTACGCGTTCCACACGCCGGACAAGCTCAGCTTCATCCTCGATCTCATGAACG GCGGGGACCTGCACTACCACCTGTCCCAGCACGGGGTTTTCTCCGAGGCCGATATGCGCTTCTACGCCGCCGAGATCATCCTGGGCCTGGAGCACATGCACAGCCGCTTTGTCGTCTACCGGGACCTGAAG CCAGCCAACATCCTCCTGGACGAGCACGGCCACGTGCGCATCTCAGACCTGGGCCTGGCCTGCGACTTCTCCAAGAAGAAGCCCCACGCCAGCGT GGGCACCCACGGGTACATGGCCCCCGAGGTCCTGCAGAAGGGCGTGGCCTACGATAGCAGTGCTGACTGGTTCTCCCTGGGCTGCATGCTTTTCAAGTTGCTGCGGGG GCACAGTCCCTTCCGGCAGCACAAGACCAAAGATAAGCATGAGATTGACCGCATGACATTGACAATG GCTGTGGAGCTGCCCGACTCCTTCTCCCCCGAGCTCCGTTCCCTGTTGGAGGGGCTGCTGCAGAGGGATGTCAACCGGAGACTGGGCTGCCTGGGCCGAGG GGCCCAGGAGGTGAAGGAGAGCCCTTTCTTCCGCTCCCTGGACTGGCAGATGGTCTTCTTGCAGAAG TACCCTCCCCCGCTGATCCCCCCTCGAGGGGAGGTGAACGCTGCTGACGCCTTTGACATTGGCTCCTTTGACGAGGAGGACACAAAAGGAATCAAG TTGCTGGACAGTGACCAGGAGCTGTACCGCAACTTTCCCCTCACCATCTCCGAGCGGTGGCAGCAGGAGGTGGCTGAGACGGTCTTCGACACCATCAATGCCGAGACGGACCGGATGGAGGCCcgcaagaaaaccaaaaacaagcaGTTGGGCCACGAGGAAG ACTACGCCCTGGGCAAGGACTGCATCATGCACGGCTACATGTCCAAGATGGGCAACCCCTTCCTGACCCAGTGGCAGCGGCGGTACTTCTACCTGTTCCCCAACCGGCTGGAGTGGCGGGGCGAGGGCGAGGCCCCG CAGAGCCTGCTGACCATGGAGGAGATCCAGTCCGTGGAGGAGACGCAGATCAAGGAGCGGAAGTGCCTCCTTCTCAAGATCCGCGGCGGCAAACAGTTTGTGCTGCAGTGTGAC AGCGACCCTGAGCTGGTGCAGTGGAAGAAGGAGCTGCGCGACGCCTACCGCGAGGCCCAGCAGCTGGTGCAGCGCGTGCCCAAGATGAAGAACAAGCCGCGCTCGCCCGTCGTGGAGCTGAGCAAGGTGCCACTGGTCCAGCGCGGCAGCGCCAACGGCCTCTGA
- the GRK2 gene encoding beta-adrenergic receptor kinase 1 isoform X1 codes for MADLEAVLADVSYLMAMEKSKATPAARASKKILLPEPSIRSVMQKYLEDRGEVTFEKIFSQKLGYLLFRDFCLKHLEEAKPLVEFYEEIKKYEKLETEEERLARSREVFDTYIMKELLACSHPFSKSATEHVQGHLVKKQVPPDLFQPYIEEICQNLRGDVFQKFIESDKFTRFCQWKNVELNIHLTMNDFSVHRIIGRGGFGEVYGCRKADTGKMYAMKCLDKKRIKMKQGETLALNERIMLSLVSTGDCPFIVCMSYAFHTPDKLSFILDLMNGGDLHYHLSQHGVFSEADMRFYAAEIILGLEHMHSRFVVYRDLKPANILLDEHGHVRISDLGLACDFSKKKPHASVGTHGYMAPEVLQKGVAYDSSADWFSLGCMLFKLLRGHSPFRQHKTKDKHEIDRMTLTMAVELPDSFSPELRSLLEGLLQRDVNRRLGCLGRGAQEVKESPFFRSLDWQMVFLQKYPPPLIPPRGEVNAADAFDIGSFDEEDTKGIKLLDSDQELYRNFPLTISERWQQEVAETVFDTINAETDRMEARKKTKNKQLGHEEDYALGKDCIMHGYMSKMGNPFLTQWQRRYFYLFPNRLEWRGEGEAPSLLTMEEIQSVEETQIKERKCLLLKIRGGKQFVLQCDSDPELVQWKKELRDAYREAQQLVQRVPKMKNKPRSPVVELSKVPLVQRGSANGL; via the exons ATGGCGGACCTGGAGGCGGTGCTGGCCGACGTGAGCTACCTGATGGCCATGGAGAAGAGCAAGGCCACGCCGGCCGCGCGCGCCAGCAAGAAGATCCTGCTGCCCGAGCCCAG CATCCGCAGTGTCATGCAGAAGTACCTGGAGGACCGGGGCGAGGTGACCTTTGAGAAGATCTTCTCCCAGAAGCTGG GGTACCTGCTCTTCCGAGACTTCTGCCTGAAACACCTAGAGGAGGCCAAGCCCTTGGTGGAGTTCTACGAGGAG ATCAAGAAATACGAGAAGCTGGAGACAGAGGAAGAGCGCTTGGCTCGCAGCCGGGAGGTCTTCGACACCTACATCATGAAGGAGCTGCTGGCCTGCTCGCAT CCCTTCTCGAAAAGTGCCACTGAGCACGTCCAGGGCCACCTGGTGAAGAAACAGGTGCCTCCGGATCTCTTCCAG CCATACATCGAAGAGATTTGTCAGAACCTCCGAGGGGATGTGTTCCAAAAATTCATCGAGAG TGATAAATTCACACGGTTTTGCCAGTGGAAGAACGTGGAGCTCAACATCCAT CTGACCATGAACGACTTCAGCGTGCACCGCATCATCGGGCGAGGGGGCTTTGGCGAGGTCTATGGGTGCCGGAAGGCCGACACGGGCAAGAT GTACGCCATGAAGTGTCTGGATAAGAAGCGCATCAAGATGAAGCAGGGGGAGACCCTGGCCCTGAACGAGCGCATCATGCTGTCCCTCGTCAGCACTGGG GACTGCCCGTTCATTGTCTGCATGTCGTACGCGTTCCACACGCCGGACAAGCTCAGCTTCATCCTCGATCTCATGAACG GCGGGGACCTGCACTACCACCTGTCCCAGCACGGGGTTTTCTCCGAGGCCGATATGCGCTTCTACGCCGCCGAGATCATCCTGGGCCTGGAGCACATGCACAGCCGCTTTGTCGTCTACCGGGACCTGAAG CCAGCCAACATCCTCCTGGACGAGCACGGCCACGTGCGCATCTCAGACCTGGGCCTGGCCTGCGACTTCTCCAAGAAGAAGCCCCACGCCAGCGT GGGCACCCACGGGTACATGGCCCCCGAGGTCCTGCAGAAGGGCGTGGCCTACGATAGCAGTGCTGACTGGTTCTCCCTGGGCTGCATGCTTTTCAAGTTGCTGCGGGG GCACAGTCCCTTCCGGCAGCACAAGACCAAAGATAAGCATGAGATTGACCGCATGACATTGACAATG GCTGTGGAGCTGCCCGACTCCTTCTCCCCCGAGCTCCGTTCCCTGTTGGAGGGGCTGCTGCAGAGGGATGTCAACCGGAGACTGGGCTGCCTGGGCCGAGG GGCCCAGGAGGTGAAGGAGAGCCCTTTCTTCCGCTCCCTGGACTGGCAGATGGTCTTCTTGCAGAAG TACCCTCCCCCGCTGATCCCCCCTCGAGGGGAGGTGAACGCTGCTGACGCCTTTGACATTGGCTCCTTTGACGAGGAGGACACAAAAGGAATCAAG TTGCTGGACAGTGACCAGGAGCTGTACCGCAACTTTCCCCTCACCATCTCCGAGCGGTGGCAGCAGGAGGTGGCTGAGACGGTCTTCGACACCATCAATGCCGAGACGGACCGGATGGAGGCCcgcaagaaaaccaaaaacaagcaGTTGGGCCACGAGGAAG ACTACGCCCTGGGCAAGGACTGCATCATGCACGGCTACATGTCCAAGATGGGCAACCCCTTCCTGACCCAGTGGCAGCGGCGGTACTTCTACCTGTTCCCCAACCGGCTGGAGTGGCGGGGCGAGGGCGAGGCCCCG AGCCTGCTGACCATGGAGGAGATCCAGTCCGTGGAGGAGACGCAGATCAAGGAGCGGAAGTGCCTCCTTCTCAAGATCCGCGGCGGCAAACAGTTTGTGCTGCAGTGTGAC AGCGACCCTGAGCTGGTGCAGTGGAAGAAGGAGCTGCGCGACGCCTACCGCGAGGCCCAGCAGCTGGTGCAGCGCGTGCCCAAGATGAAGAACAAGCCGCGCTCGCCCGTCGTGGAGCTGAGCAAGGTGCCACTGGTCCAGCGCGGCAGCGCCAACGGCCTCTGA